From the Campylobacter volucris genome, the window TAAATTTATTGAAGCTAATTCCCCTACTCTACCTGCTTGAAGCTTTTTTTCTCCTATGTGGATGAGTCCATTTAAAAAAGTTCCTGTTGTAAGGATAATTTTTTTTGCAAAATATGTATTATCTAAATTAGTTTTTACACCTTTAACAGCATCATTTTCTATAATCAAAGATACAACTTGTTCTTGTGAAATTTCTAAATTTTGCAATTTTAAAAGTTTATTTCTAGCACAAATTCTATAAGCATCCATATCAATTTGTGCTCTACTTCCACGAACTGCCACTCCTTTACTTTCATTTAAAATTCTAAATTGAATTCCAGCTTCATCGGTGATTTGTCCCATTAAACCACCCATAGCATCTAGTTCTTTTACCAAGTGCCCTTTAGCTAAACCTCCTATGGCAGGATTACAACTTGCTGCACCAATTTGCTCTATTAAAGTCGTTAAAAGTAAGGTTTTTTTACCCATTCTAGCAGCAGCTGAACTAGCTTCTATACCAGCATGGCCACCGCCTATTACAATCACATCAAACATATTTTGCCTTTATTTTCTAAAAAGGCAAGGATTATATAATATTTTACTTAAAACTAAATTTATAACTTTTGGATAAAATTAATCAAAAAATCAAGGTTTATCAATGTTTAATGGGCTTATTAGAGAATTAGCTTTTGTCAAATCTTATCAAAATAATACACTTACACTAAATGCTAAATACAAACCAAATTTAGGCGATAGCATCGCTGTAAATGGTGCATGTTTAAGCGTAACTCAAATTTATCATGATGGATTTAGCGTAGAGCTTTCTTATGAAAGCAGGACTCATATAGCTATAGAAAATTTTAAAGATTATGTTCATATAGAACCTGCTTTAAAATTTGGAGACAGACTTGATGGACACTTAATGCAAGGACATATTGATGCAATTGGAGAAATTATAAAAATACAAAATAACCAAAATGGGGTTGATTTTTATATTAAAGCTCCTAAAGATATAATGATGTTAATTGCAAATAAAGGCAGTATAGGTATAGATGGGGTTAGCTTAACAGTGAATGAAGTTTTTGATGATTCTTTTCGTTTAACCATCATCCCTATAACTTTTAAAGAAACTTTATTTAAAAACTATACCATAAAAAGAAGAGTAAATATAGAAACAGACCTTTTAGCTCGTTATATTTATAGACAAATTCATCATAAAGAAACACTCACATGGCAACAAATCGATCAAATTTCATCACTTTATTAGAAAATGATTATGTAAAAGCATTTGTTGCTTTTGATAAAGACTATAATATTTTTAGAGAAAATGTTATCCACCATAGTGTATTTGAATTTGATACTAATATACAAACTTGCGTTTTTTTAAATCAAATTCATTCTAATATAGTTAGTGTTTATAATGATGATTTTAATATAAATTGCGATGGCGTGGTTAGTGCTTTAAAAAAGACAGCTTTGTGTATTTTAAGCGCTGATTGCTTGCCTTTGCTTTTATATGATGAAAATAAAAAAATCATTAGTGCTTTACACTCAGGAAGAAAAGGTTGCTTTGAAAATATTTTAAAACAAGCGGTATTAAAAATGCAAACAAAATTTCAAAGCAATCCTAAGGATATCACTTTAATCATTTCTGCAGGAATTTGTGGATTAAACTATGAGATAAATGGAGAAATTTTAGACTTTGCTCAAAAGAATTTTTCTAATTTTTTAGATAAAAACAAACTTGATTTAAAAAAAATGGTTAAATTTCAAGCAAATGATTTGGGTATAGAAAAAATTATAGATATTGATATTTGCACTTTTGATGATGAGAGATTTTTTTCTTATAGAAAAAACCAAACCTCAAAACGCATAGCAAGTGTGATTTATTTAAAGGGATAATATGTATGAAATAAAAAATTTACAAGCTTTAAAAATTTTACAAAAAGCGAGAGAATTTTCAGATAATGATCTTAGCAATGAGCTCTTAACCACACAAATGTTAAATTATAATATCAACCCGCTCAATAAACAAGATAGCCAAGAAATTACAAATTTTATCAACACTCTCATAATGGCAAAAGAAAAAGCTAAAATGAGCAATAAATAATCAATTTTTCCAAGTTAATATAAAGCAAGTTCCTTCTTTAAGTTTGCTTTGAACTTCTATATTTATACGGTGTTCATCACATATTTTTTTAACCAAAGAAAGTCCTATGCCAAAACCACCTTGATCATTATTAAACCTCATATAACGATCAAAGATTTTACTCAAATTTGCTTCAGAAATTCCACAACCACTATCTTTAATCATTAGTTTTTCTTTGTATAAATTAATCTCTATGTGTCCATTTTTTATATTATATTTTATAGCATTACCTAAAAGATTATCAAACATTTTAAAAAACTGCTCTTTGTTGATTAAAATTTTACCCTCATCTTGCAAATCAAGCTTTAAGGTAATATTTTTTTGCTCTAAAAATATTTTAAAATATTCTATCCTTTCAATAATTAAAGGTTTTAAAAAAATCCATTCTTTATTAGAAGAATAAGCCTGATAGAAATTTAAAAAAGTAAGATCTGAATAAATATGGCTTAAAGTCAAAGCTGCGATTTTGATACGCTTTAGCGGTTTTAAATGAGTAAAATCTTGTTTTTTTTCTAAACTTTCTATACTCATTAAAATAGCACTAATTGGAGTATTAATCTCATGAGTAGTATCTTTGATAAAATTATTTAAAAAATTTATCTTCATTTCCAAAGGTTTTAGAGCAAATTTTAAAATAAAATATCCCACAATACCCACACAAATTAAAGAAAAAATCATCACAAAAGCAACTTTAAATCTGATAAAAGCAAGCTCTTGTGAAACATCATCTCCTTGTACTAAAACCCTCAAGCGATTGACATCGCCTAAAACATCTAAAGTATCTATTTTTTGAAAATTTCCTAATAAAGCATTATTTAATCTTGCATCAGCAATGTAAATTAATTTATTATCATAAATATTGACATTATCCAGTTTAAAAAGCAAAGTTTGTGCAGGAAAATCTAAATTTGAAAAATACACTTTTGTTCTATCAAAAATAGCAAATTTGATATTAGAAAGTTGAGCAATAGTTGGAGCACTAACGCTTATAGGATCAAAACGAAATTTTTCCATTTGTATTGTGATAAAACGATAATCTTGTCTTAGTTTAAATTCATATTCTCTTGTTAAATCATCTTTTAATTTTGCATACCAAATTCCAAATAAAACAGCTAAAACACTACCTATACTAATAAGATATAAAGAAAGTATCTGCCATGCAACTTTTTTAGGTTCTTGCATAGCAATATCCTCTACCTCTTTGATTGATAATGCTATCTTTACCTAAAATTTTTCTTAAATTTTTAACATAAGCTCTTAAGCTAAGTTCGCTTGGCTCTTGATCATAATCCCAAATTTCTTCAAAAATATAAGCAGTATCAATAAATTTTCCTTTATTTTTTACCAACAAAGATAAAAGTTTTAATTCTTTTAAGGGTAAAGATAATGGCTTATCATTTTGATATAAGGTTTGAGAAACTAGAGCAAATTTTAAACCATTCCCTAAATCTTCATAATCTTCATTTTTATGAGAAAAAGATCTTTTTAAAATAGCATTAATTCTTATTTTTAATTCTTCAAGTTCAAAAGGCTTTTTTATATAATCATCACAACCACTTTCAAAACCCTTTTGTAAATCAATAGTAGTATTTAAAGAAGTCATAAAAATTGCAGGAGTGTATTTCTTTGCTTCTCTTAAATTTTTAAGCACACTAAAACCATCTCCCAAAGGAACTTTCACATCTAAAACCCAAAGATCGTAATTTTTCTCATAAGCTTTATTTAGGGCATCTTCTGCATTATCAACCAAATCAACAATAAACCCCTCTTCTTCCAAAAATTCACTAACAATTTCACCTAAATTAATATCATCTTCTAATAATAAAATTTTCGTTGCCATTTTTAACCTTTTTTAATATTGGCATTTTTAAAAATTATATTTTTTTTATATGAATTTAAAATGAATTTATAAAAATTAAAGCCTATTATTTATAGAATAATTTAAGTTGTATTTAATGATTTAGGATGATTATGCTACCAGAATGGGATCAAAAATATAGCGTAAATAATGAAAATTTAGACGCTCAACATCAAAAACTTTTTAAACTAGCAGCAAAAGTTGAAGAGATGTCAGATAGAGCTATTTATCAAATCGAACTTAAAAAAATCATTGCTGATTTTTTTCATTATATAAAATTTCATTTTGATGAAGAAGAAAATTATATGCAACAAATTAATTATCCATATATCGAACAACACAAACTAATGCATAAAAAAATCACAAATACCATGGTAAAACTCATCAAAGAAGTAAAAACCACCAATGAC encodes:
- the ribE gene encoding riboflavin synthase; translated protein: MFNGLIRELAFVKSYQNNTLTLNAKYKPNLGDSIAVNGACLSVTQIYHDGFSVELSYESRTHIAIENFKDYVHIEPALKFGDRLDGHLMQGHIDAIGEIIKIQNNQNGVDFYIKAPKDIMMLIANKGSIGIDGVSLTVNEVFDDSFRLTIIPITFKETLFKNYTIKRRVNIETDLLARYIYRQIHHKETLTWQQIDQISSLY
- the pgeF gene encoding peptidoglycan editing factor PgeF, which translates into the protein MATNRSNFITLLENDYVKAFVAFDKDYNIFRENVIHHSVFEFDTNIQTCVFLNQIHSNIVSVYNDDFNINCDGVVSALKKTALCILSADCLPLLLYDENKKIISALHSGRKGCFENILKQAVLKMQTKFQSNPKDITLIISAGICGLNYEINGEILDFAQKNFSNFLDKNKLDLKKMVKFQANDLGIEKIIDIDICTFDDERFFSYRKNQTSKRIASVIYLKG
- a CDS encoding sensor histidine kinase produces the protein MQEPKKVAWQILSLYLISIGSVLAVLFGIWYAKLKDDLTREYEFKLRQDYRFITIQMEKFRFDPISVSAPTIAQLSNIKFAIFDRTKVYFSNLDFPAQTLLFKLDNVNIYDNKLIYIADARLNNALLGNFQKIDTLDVLGDVNRLRVLVQGDDVSQELAFIRFKVAFVMIFSLICVGIVGYFILKFALKPLEMKINFLNNFIKDTTHEINTPISAILMSIESLEKKQDFTHLKPLKRIKIAALTLSHIYSDLTFLNFYQAYSSNKEWIFLKPLIIERIEYFKIFLEQKNITLKLDLQDEGKILINKEQFFKMFDNLLGNAIKYNIKNGHIEINLYKEKLMIKDSGCGISEANLSKIFDRYMRFNNDQGGFGIGLSLVKKICDEHRINIEVQSKLKEGTCFILTWKN
- the dccR gene encoding two-component system response regulator DccR, producing MATKILLLEDDINLGEIVSEFLEEEGFIVDLVDNAEDALNKAYEKNYDLWVLDVKVPLGDGFSVLKNLREAKKYTPAIFMTSLNTTIDLQKGFESGCDDYIKKPFELEELKIRINAILKRSFSHKNEDYEDLGNGLKFALVSQTLYQNDKPLSLPLKELKLLSLLVKNKGKFIDTAYIFEEIWDYDQEPSELSLRAYVKNLRKILGKDSIINQRGRGYCYART
- a CDS encoding bacteriohemerythrin, with amino-acid sequence MLPEWDQKYSVNNENLDAQHQKLFKLAAKVEEMSDRAIYQIELKKIIADFFHYIKFHFDEEENYMQQINYPYIEQHKLMHKKITNTMVKLIKEVKTTNDLKEKLNTIVSSWLIEHIIQHDIMIEHWYKSTQNNNENSNNLKEENKTNFFLYRCACEGKKHKVSYDIHLKIQYTKANFKCKECANNLTFYKDEEILA